In the Streptomyces sp. cg36 genome, one interval contains:
- the metG gene encoding methionine--tRNA ligase, producing the protein MARHLVTSALPYINGIKHLGNMAGSMLPADVYSRYLRQRGHDVLYICATDEHGTPAELAAQQAGLTVAAFCAQAHEAQKAVYDGFALAFDYFGRSSSRQNVEITQHFARKLHENGFIEERAVRQVYSPVDGRFLPDRYVEGTCPHCGYDKARGDQCENCTRVLDPTDLIGPRSAISGSTDLEVRETRHLFLLQSTLQHEVEEWIATVSGQWPHLSTSIARKWLTEGLNDRAITRDLDWGVPVPADTWPQLAAEGKVFYVWFDAPIEYIGATKEWADAACDSEIRDWKSWWYEADDSVRYTQFMAKDNVPFHTVMFPATELGVREPWKKVDVVKGFNWLTFYGGKFSTSQKRGVFTDAALEILPGDYWRYFLIANAPESDDSSFTWEHFTATVNKDLADTLGNFVNRVLSFSRKRFGNGVPAGHIAGEAEAKLGEEIARLLGDYEEQMEALQFRKAATALRALWSAGNSYLEEKAPWLQVKTDPDGAALTLRTAMNLIHLYAVVSEPVIPATAATLRGAFALDGDTTTWVTAEQARALDTVPAGTAFTVPPVLFTKITEEDLESYRERFGAAPHA; encoded by the coding sequence ATGGCCCGACACCTGGTGACCAGCGCGCTTCCCTACATCAACGGGATCAAGCACCTGGGCAACATGGCCGGGTCGATGCTTCCGGCGGATGTGTACTCCCGGTATCTGCGCCAGCGCGGTCACGATGTCCTCTACATCTGCGCCACCGACGAGCACGGCACCCCGGCCGAGCTTGCCGCCCAGCAGGCCGGGCTGACGGTCGCCGCCTTCTGCGCCCAGGCCCACGAGGCGCAGAAGGCCGTGTACGACGGGTTCGCGCTGGCCTTCGACTACTTCGGTCGCAGTTCGTCGCGGCAGAACGTCGAGATCACCCAGCACTTCGCGCGCAAGCTGCACGAGAACGGGTTCATCGAGGAGCGGGCGGTCCGCCAGGTGTACTCGCCGGTCGACGGCCGTTTCCTGCCCGACCGGTACGTGGAGGGCACCTGCCCGCACTGCGGTTACGACAAGGCCCGCGGTGATCAGTGCGAGAACTGCACCCGCGTCCTGGACCCGACCGACCTGATCGGCCCGCGTTCGGCGATCTCCGGCTCCACGGATCTGGAGGTCCGCGAGACCAGGCACCTGTTCCTGCTGCAGTCCACGCTGCAGCACGAGGTCGAGGAGTGGATCGCCACCGTGAGCGGCCAGTGGCCGCACCTGTCCACCTCCATCGCCCGCAAGTGGCTGACCGAGGGGCTGAACGACCGCGCCATCACCCGCGACCTGGACTGGGGTGTGCCGGTCCCGGCCGACACCTGGCCGCAGCTCGCGGCCGAGGGCAAGGTGTTCTACGTGTGGTTCGACGCCCCGATCGAGTACATCGGCGCCACCAAGGAGTGGGCGGACGCCGCCTGCGACAGTGAGATCCGCGACTGGAAGTCCTGGTGGTACGAGGCCGACGACAGCGTCCGCTACACGCAGTTCATGGCCAAGGACAACGTCCCCTTCCACACGGTCATGTTCCCGGCCACCGAACTCGGCGTGCGCGAGCCGTGGAAGAAGGTCGACGTCGTCAAGGGCTTCAACTGGCTGACCTTCTACGGCGGCAAGTTCTCCACCTCTCAGAAGCGCGGCGTCTTCACCGACGCGGCCCTGGAGATCCTGCCCGGCGACTACTGGCGCTACTTCCTGATCGCCAACGCCCCCGAGTCGGACGACTCCTCCTTCACCTGGGAGCACTTCACCGCCACCGTCAACAAGGACCTGGCGGACACCCTCGGCAACTTCGTCAACCGCGTACTGTCGTTCTCCCGCAAGCGGTTCGGCAACGGGGTTCCGGCCGGGCACATCGCCGGCGAGGCGGAGGCGAAGCTGGGCGAGGAGATCGCACGGCTGCTCGGCGATTACGAGGAGCAGATGGAGGCCCTGCAGTTCCGCAAGGCCGCCACCGCCCTGCGTGCCCTGTGGTCAGCGGGCAACTCCTACCTGGAGGAGAAAGCCCCCTGGCTTCAGGTCAAGACGGACCCGGACGGCGCCGCGCTCACCCTGCGCACCGCGATGAACCTGATCCACCTGTACGCGGTCGTGTCCGAACCGGTCATCCCGGCCACGGCCGCCACCCTGCGCGGCGCCTTCGCCCTCGACGGCGACACCACGACCTGGGTCACCGCCGAACAGGCCAGGGCCCTGGACACCGTCCCGGCCGGCACCGCGTTCACGGTGCCGCCGGTGCTTTTCACGAAGATCACGGAAGAGGACCTGGAGTCCTACCGCGAGCGCTTTGGCGCAGCCCCGCACGCCTGA
- a CDS encoding DUF6461 domain-containing protein, producing MSDGIQWLAGLAYWDVPVVFARGVGPEELARRLSLRPAGAAGSALRPMTDRQARAVVASERPPDSGEEAAGVVRVGECAGWSFALEYGDGTAVDQLTRVSRGAVEAVHLLPSMERSPSVFQWARDGERVCSFTIGEECRRQGRFPDLLVPDLVLGGVLADGETDARPEEQPVQEPCRLTLGVVERRFGLSLPREHLEQQCESGALLPAFAVRGAPDDGVLDEPPDTPAIRAWATSQGYTVREGRIPADLREAYKRAHRTPPGR from the coding sequence GTGAGTGACGGTATCCAATGGCTGGCCGGCCTTGCGTACTGGGACGTGCCGGTGGTCTTCGCCCGCGGGGTCGGTCCGGAGGAGCTGGCGAGGCGGCTGTCGCTGCGGCCCGCCGGCGCCGCCGGTTCGGCCCTGCGGCCGATGACGGACCGTCAGGCCCGCGCGGTGGTGGCATCCGAACGTCCGCCAGATTCGGGCGAGGAGGCGGCCGGTGTGGTCCGCGTCGGTGAGTGCGCGGGCTGGTCGTTCGCCCTGGAGTACGGAGACGGAACCGCCGTGGACCAGCTCACCAGGGTGTCGAGGGGAGCGGTTGAGGCCGTGCACCTGCTGCCCTCGATGGAGCGTTCACCGTCGGTGTTCCAGTGGGCGAGGGACGGCGAGAGGGTGTGCTCCTTCACGATCGGAGAGGAATGCCGACGGCAGGGGCGTTTCCCGGATCTCCTGGTGCCGGATCTGGTTCTCGGGGGTGTCCTGGCGGACGGGGAAACTGACGCGCGCCCCGAGGAGCAGCCGGTCCAGGAGCCCTGCCGCCTCACCCTGGGCGTGGTGGAGCGGCGCTTCGGCCTGTCCCTGCCCCGCGAGCACCTGGAGCAGCAGTGCGAGAGCGGCGCCCTGCTGCCCGCGTTCGCGGTGCGGGGTGCCCCGGACGACGGCGTCCTGGACGAGCCCCCGGACACCCCGGCCATACGGGCCTGGGCCACATCACAGGGCTATACCGTGCGGGAAGGCAGGATTCCCGCCGACCTCCGCGAGGCGTACAAACGCGCGCACCGCACCCCACCCGGGCGATGA
- a CDS encoding glycosyltransferase family 39 protein — translation MAASWRRARAALLLHVGLRLVGVGMVGIWGHRKGLGLHEILATRWDSVYYLNIAEHGYSGPMHPACGLGGPTCKLAFFPLYPTLIRATTAVTGLPASWAAWSLALTASLLAAWGIFAVAEKLYGSRAALFSVALYAIVPHALVQSMAYTEPLFTALAAWALYAVLTRAWLTAGTLALLAGATRPSGLAVIATVTIGAAWQLLSAARGRSTEPVSFQGRRARKRPAVRLYAAIALAPLGWAAFVLWVGHRMNRWDGYFVEQQQWGSTFDGGAFTAQRLRALFTQPQLSLNDVVVAATLVTAVILLATLALRRPPLALWIYAAALVLITVGGAGFFQSKARFLLPAFPLLFPLATALARARTTTVYAVLTGTALVSAFYSGYLTMVWTHSP, via the coding sequence GTGGCGGCGTCATGGCGGCGGGCGCGTGCCGCGCTGCTGCTGCACGTCGGGCTGCGCCTGGTCGGCGTCGGCATGGTGGGTATATGGGGGCACCGCAAGGGGCTGGGACTGCACGAAATCCTGGCAACACGGTGGGACTCGGTCTACTACCTCAACATCGCCGAGCACGGCTACAGCGGCCCCATGCACCCCGCCTGCGGCCTCGGCGGCCCCACCTGCAAACTCGCTTTCTTCCCCCTGTACCCCACCCTGATACGTGCCACCACCGCCGTCACCGGCCTCCCCGCCAGCTGGGCGGCCTGGTCCCTCGCACTGACCGCCTCGCTCCTCGCCGCCTGGGGAATCTTCGCCGTCGCCGAGAAGCTCTACGGCTCACGGGCCGCCCTGTTCTCCGTCGCCCTGTACGCGATCGTGCCGCACGCCCTCGTACAGTCCATGGCCTACACCGAGCCCCTCTTCACCGCCCTCGCGGCCTGGGCCCTGTACGCGGTACTCACCCGGGCCTGGCTCACCGCCGGCACACTCGCGCTGCTCGCCGGCGCCACCCGCCCCTCCGGCCTGGCCGTCATCGCCACCGTCACCATCGGCGCTGCCTGGCAACTGCTGTCCGCGGCAAGAGGGCGCTCCACGGAGCCCGTTTCCTTCCAGGGGCGGCGCGCCCGCAAACGCCCTGCGGTGCGTCTGTACGCAGCGATAGCCCTGGCACCCCTGGGCTGGGCGGCGTTCGTCCTATGGGTGGGACACCGTATGAACCGCTGGGACGGCTACTTCGTCGAACAGCAGCAGTGGGGCTCCACCTTCGACGGCGGCGCCTTCACCGCCCAGCGCCTGCGCGCCCTGTTCACCCAACCCCAGCTCTCCCTGAACGATGTCGTGGTCGCCGCCACCCTCGTCACCGCGGTGATCCTGCTCGCCACTCTGGCACTGCGCCGCCCGCCCCTGGCCCTCTGGATCTACGCCGCCGCCCTCGTCCTCATCACCGTCGGCGGTGCCGGCTTCTTCCAGTCCAAGGCCCGCTTCCTCCTCCCCGCGTTCCCCCTCCTGTTCCCCCTCGCCACGGCCCTCGCCCGCGCACGCACCACCACCGTCTACGCCGTCCTCACCGGCACCGCCCTCGTCTCCGCCTTCTACAGCGGCTACCTCACCATGGTGTGGACCCACTCCCCATAG
- a CDS encoding DUF5959 family protein — protein MDLIHLSDGDNSFRVRVLGRRMPGVLPLHDLLDAEVLIKSGFVRGRLALGLFPADVDGWDHALDVLAAGHDVVWIDDDRSPEIRVRALDEEHETPAVRVEDVTGSGVHVFLPLCLEEGWIDEQRRLLHQVRQQWPREVLETSPGAYEWRR, from the coding sequence GTGGATCTGATCCATCTCTCGGATGGCGACAACAGCTTCCGAGTCCGGGTGTTGGGCCGCCGGATGCCGGGGGTGCTCCCACTGCACGACCTTCTCGATGCGGAGGTGCTCATCAAGAGTGGCTTCGTGCGTGGACGACTGGCCCTCGGCCTGTTCCCCGCGGACGTGGACGGCTGGGACCACGCCCTGGACGTGCTTGCTGCGGGGCATGACGTCGTCTGGATCGACGACGACCGTAGCCCCGAGATTCGGGTCCGTGCGCTCGATGAAGAGCACGAGACCCCTGCCGTGCGGGTTGAGGATGTGACCGGATCCGGCGTGCACGTTTTCCTCCCGCTCTGCCTTGAGGAGGGATGGATCGACGAGCAGCGGAGGCTGCTCCACCAGGTACGGCAGCAGTGGCCGCGCGAGGTCCTTGAGACTTCCCCCGGCGCCTACGAGTGGCGCCGCTGA
- a CDS encoding leucine-rich repeat domain-containing protein, whose amino-acid sequence MTNEGEPTLYVNRWGDTSDPDPGGRWSYQELCSCFSPSKPRPRARVGFHTEQQDTSAPGWRHLLELVEEAAADGREEFRPLTGLSPEERRQVVTLPPTIAKLSAVRHLVLYGSNLVRIPPEIGAMTSLEEFTPYTSYRLHWFPYEITRCRNLTRSTVSTRALFGNYKLRPPFPRLQPSQDSVTGLDPAHLDPRRRGATAVHSCSICDLPISQRGLHQVWISIRVATDVLPLLVNACSPACVDALPDGAEDYIATPHKGGRIDQPPSDWG is encoded by the coding sequence ATGACGAACGAGGGAGAGCCGACGCTCTACGTGAACCGCTGGGGCGACACCTCGGACCCGGACCCGGGTGGGCGCTGGTCCTACCAGGAGTTGTGCTCGTGCTTCTCCCCGTCGAAGCCGCGTCCGCGGGCCCGGGTCGGGTTCCACACCGAGCAGCAGGACACCTCGGCTCCGGGCTGGCGGCACCTGCTGGAGCTGGTCGAGGAGGCCGCCGCGGACGGCCGCGAGGAGTTCCGCCCCCTGACCGGGCTCAGCCCCGAAGAGCGACGCCAGGTCGTCACCCTGCCGCCGACCATCGCCAAGCTGAGCGCGGTCAGGCACCTGGTGCTCTACGGCAGCAACCTGGTCCGGATCCCGCCCGAGATCGGAGCCATGACCAGCCTGGAGGAGTTCACCCCCTACACCTCCTACCGGCTCCACTGGTTCCCGTACGAGATCACCCGGTGCCGCAACCTGACCCGCAGCACGGTCAGTACGCGCGCCCTGTTCGGCAACTACAAGCTGCGCCCGCCCTTTCCCCGGCTCCAGCCGTCCCAGGACTCCGTGACCGGTCTCGATCCGGCACACCTCGATCCCCGGCGCCGGGGAGCCACCGCCGTGCACAGCTGCAGCATCTGCGACCTGCCGATCTCGCAGCGGGGACTCCACCAGGTGTGGATCTCGATCCGCGTGGCCACGGACGTGCTGCCCCTGCTGGTCAACGCCTGCTCGCCCGCATGCGTGGACGCGCTGCCCGACGGCGCCGAGGACTACATCGCCACGCCGCACAAGGGCGGCCGCATCGATCAGCCGCCATCCGACTGGGGCTGA
- a CDS encoding helicase associated domain-containing protein: protein MRVPVTHIDPEGYNLGDFIARYRALNAGSRRDKNGRSLTVPDERRAALDALGMVWEAAPPRRPPTDAEITALRALPPERGNIPAHALLALVDAGVEQKALAHALGCNASALNARLCAARKRPAADLPALARAYRQRHGHLRPPATSTDPTDRILSDWLSKQRRAYRRGELTAPQIQELQDIGVEWDLHASQWIHALDVARRYHREHGHLRPPSNTRTDGVDLSLWLLRQRTARRRGTLAPDRVAALDALGMDWEPGPGVAGVRTEQVWQRRFADARAYHAAHGHLRTPTPTLVNGRRLDAWLTLQRARRRQGRLTDQQIAQLDTLGFRW, encoded by the coding sequence CTGCGGGTCCCCGTCACCCACATCGACCCCGAGGGCTACAACCTCGGCGACTTCATCGCCCGCTACCGGGCCCTAAACGCCGGAAGCAGACGCGACAAAAACGGCCGCAGCCTCACCGTGCCCGACGAGCGGCGCGCCGCTCTCGACGCACTCGGCATGGTCTGGGAAGCCGCCCCTCCAAGGCGCCCGCCCACCGACGCGGAGATCACCGCCCTGCGTGCCCTGCCCCCCGAGCGCGGCAACATCCCCGCCCATGCCCTGCTCGCCCTCGTCGATGCGGGCGTCGAGCAGAAAGCCCTCGCGCACGCGCTGGGCTGCAACGCCAGCGCACTCAACGCCCGCCTCTGCGCCGCCCGCAAGCGCCCCGCCGCCGACCTGCCCGCCCTCGCCCGCGCCTACCGCCAACGCCACGGCCACCTGCGCCCCCCGGCCACCTCCACCGATCCCACCGACCGCATCCTCAGCGACTGGCTGTCCAAACAGCGCCGCGCCTACCGCCGCGGCGAGCTCACCGCACCACAGATCCAGGAACTCCAGGACATCGGCGTCGAGTGGGACCTCCACGCCTCCCAATGGATCCACGCCCTGGACGTCGCCCGCCGGTACCACCGCGAACACGGCCACCTGCGCCCCCCGAGCAACACCCGGACCGACGGCGTCGACCTGAGCCTGTGGCTGCTGCGGCAGCGCACCGCCCGCCGGCGCGGCACCCTGGCCCCCGACCGCGTCGCCGCCCTGGACGCGCTCGGCATGGACTGGGAGCCCGGCCCCGGCGTCGCCGGAGTACGGACCGAACAGGTCTGGCAGAGACGGTTCGCCGACGCCCGCGCCTACCACGCCGCCCACGGCCACCTCCGTACGCCCACCCCCACCCTCGTCAACGGGCGACGCCTGGATGCCTGGCTCACCCTCCAGCGCGCCCGCCGACGCCAAGGACGCCTCACCGACCAGCAGATCGCCCAGCTCGACACCCTGGGATTCCGCTGGTGA
- a CDS encoding Fic family protein yields MTATDSLSLWLRARREADWQSAPALRRFPPGRDGFQSWCKGPVRLRDPHRAQRLLAAHALSLTDAARRTPLDFALLAGWQREVLAAAKVPFRTSDAYAKAGRERYGLTPHTQADFDSCLRETTDPEIPLAARAARAYLDVAFFHPFTDGNARAALLTLVHVLAREGITLPEVEPLQTTRYADDPAGAADLAALIGVLNRHRP; encoded by the coding sequence ATGACCGCTACTGACAGCCTTTCCCTCTGGCTGCGCGCGCGCCGCGAGGCCGACTGGCAGTCCGCACCGGCTCTGCGACGCTTCCCGCCCGGCCGCGACGGGTTCCAGTCCTGGTGCAAGGGACCGGTCCGCCTGCGCGACCCGCATCGCGCGCAACGCCTGCTCGCCGCACACGCCTTGTCCCTGACAGATGCCGCACGCCGCACCCCGCTGGACTTCGCCCTGCTGGCCGGCTGGCAGCGCGAAGTCCTCGCCGCAGCAAAGGTCCCGTTCCGCACGAGCGACGCCTACGCGAAAGCCGGCCGCGAGCGCTACGGCCTGACCCCGCACACGCAGGCCGATTTCGATTCCTGCCTGCGCGAGACGACCGACCCGGAGATCCCGCTGGCGGCCCGAGCGGCCCGCGCCTACCTCGATGTGGCGTTCTTCCACCCCTTCACCGACGGCAACGCCCGCGCCGCACTGCTGACCCTGGTCCACGTCCTGGCCCGGGAGGGCATCACCCTCCCTGAAGTCGAACCCCTCCAGACCACCCGCTACGCCGATGACCCGGCCGGTGCCGCCGACCTTGCCGCCCTCATCGGGGTCCTCAACCGCCACCGACCATGA
- a CDS encoding IS5 family transposase (programmed frameshift) — MARPKPWEVDDELWAVVEPLLPKVERRARHPGRKRHPDRPVFQGILFVLHTGISWEHLPQELGFGSGMTCWRRLAEWTEAGVWPRLHEVLLARLRSVDALDFSRAAVDGPHPRVKRGSKTGRSPVDRGRSGSKHRLITDATGIPLAVTLTGGNRNDVTQLIPLLQAVPSVRGKRGRPRRRPDVVLADRGYDHDKYRRLVWGLGVKPMIARRGTEHGSGLGTQRWVVERAFAHLHWFRRLRIRWEVRDDIHEAFLTLGCALICWRRLAAVQRRHS; from the exons GTGGCTCGGCCGAAGCCGTGGGAAGTCGATGACGAGTTGTGGGCGGTGGTTGAGCCGCTGTTGCCCAAAGTTGAGCGTCGGGCCCGGCATCCGGGACGCAAGCGGCATCCGGACCGGCCGGTGTTCCAGGGCATCCTGTTCGTGCTGCACACCGGGATCTCGTGGGAACACCTGCCACAGGAACTCGGCTTCGGCTCGGGCATGACGTGCTGGCGGCGCCTGGCCGAGTGGACCGAAGCCGGGGTGTGGCCCCGGCTCCACGAGGTGCTCCTCGCCAGGCTTCGCAGCGTGGACGCCCTGGACTTCTCCAGGGCCGCGGTCGACGGC CCACATCCGCGCGTTAAAAGGGGCTCCAAGACGGGACGAAGCCCTGTTGACCGGGGCAGAAGCGGCAGCAAGCACCGCTTGATCACTGACGCCACCGGCATCCCGCTCGCGGTCACCCTGACCGGCGGCAACCGCAACGACGTCACCCAGCTCATCCCGCTGCTCCAGGCCGTGCCGTCCGTGCGGGGCAAGCGCGGCCGGCCGCGTCGCCGCCCGGATGTTGTCCTGGCTGATCGCGGGTACGACCACGACAAGTACCGCCGTCTCGTCTGGGGCCTCGGAGTGAAGCCGATGATCGCCCGCCGAGGCACCGAGCACGGCTCTGGCCTGGGCACCCAACGCTGGGTCGTAGAAAGGGCCTTTGCTCATCTGCACTGGTTCCGCCGCCTGCGGATCCGCTGGGAGGTCCGCGACGACATCCATGAAGCCTTCCTCACGCTGGGATGCGCGCTCATCTGCTGGCGCCGACTCGCGGCCGTTCAGCGGCGCCACTCGTAG